One genomic region from Kwoniella dejecticola CBS 10117 chromosome 1, complete sequence encodes:
- a CDS encoding alkylated DNA repair protein AlkB — translation MVSHDAKPTQHTAFRLAEKHFKNRALKDKYPSLRKYQDKLIDLSRPDQQEDDPLWKAGWWSPWNDYDGSNSSWKAWVFGKGKGKERDLGERPILSTSEMTEIQLSDGKAGWIVAPGCILIPNFLPIDKQLDLLHASIAEYTQPPSPLSVSTHYTVPPNLFQLYSEHPDHVVQPKHLTLGSKQVGGPENAPRPRKTVETEPASVIGYDEIIARNKTWAGDAPSDKVKERTVAQLMAEMRWANLGWVYQWSTKSYDFSSDKPIPFPPDLADICKQVVRSVRWSEIFLKEPDSRSCGWESWAEDYEPDTGIVNFYQIGDTLMGHVDRSELDPARPLVSLSLGHSAILLLGSASRHDPPRPIVLRSGDCLIMSAAGRQAYHGVPRILEGTLPAHFEPADEDNMDLKAAKRFIATARVNINARQVFPPGFKRPPIVDSTCSTCI, via the exons atggTCTCGCATGATGCTAAACCCACACAGCATACCGCTTTCCGCCTGGCAGAGAAGCATTTTAAGAACAGAGCTTTGAAGGACAAGTATCCTTCCTTACGGAAATATCAAGACAAGCTCATCGATCTCTCTCGTCCCGATCAGCAAGAAGACGACCCATTATGGAAAGCAGGGTGGTGGAGTCCATGGAATGACTATGATGGTAGCAATAGTAGCTGGAAGGCGTGGGTGTTtggcaaaggcaaagggaaggagagggattTGGGAGAACGACCGATTTTGTCGACATCTGAGATGACGGAGATACAGCTTAGTGATGGCAAAGCGGGATGGATAGTCGCGCCTG GGTGCATACTCATCCCCAACTTTCTGCCCATCGACAAACAGCTCGATCTCCTGCATGCGTCAATAGCAGAATACACTCAACCTCCGAGTCCCCTTTCCGTATCCACTCATTACACTGTGCCGCCCAACCTTTTCCAACTTTACTCCGAGCATCCTGATCATGTTGTGCAGCCCAAGCACTTGACCCTGGGTAGTAAGCAGGTCGGCGGTCCGGAGAATGCACCTAGACCTCGCAAAACCGTCGAGACAGAGCCGGCTTCCGTCATTGGGTATGACGAAATTATAGCGCGGAACAAGACATGGGCTGGCGACGCGCCGAGCGACAAAGTCAAAGAAAGAACGGTAGCTCAGCTAATGGCTGAAATGCGATGGGCCAATCTGGGCTGGGTGTATCAA TGGTCGACCAAGTCGTACGATTTCAGTAGCGATAAACCTATTCCTTTTCCGCCAGATCTTGCAGACATCTGCAAACAGGTCGTCCGATCAGTGAGATGGAGTGAGATTTTCCTAAAGGAGCCGGATTCTCGAAGCTGCGGCTGGGAATCATGGGCGGAAGACTATG AACCGGATACGGGTATAGTGAACTTCTATCAGATTGGAGACACCTTGATGGGCCATGTGGACCGTTCTGA ACTCGACCCGGCACGTCCTTTGGTCTCACTCTC TCTTGGACACTCGGCGATATTGCTCCTTGGATCGGCTTCTCGTCATGATCCACCTCGTCCGATTGTTCTGCGCTCCGGAGACTGCCTCATTATGAGTGCTGCTGGTAGACAAGCGTATCACG GAGTTCCTCGCATCCTCGAGGGAACCTTGCCAGCTCATTTCGAACCTGCAGACGAAGACAATATGGACTTGAAAGCTGCAAAACGATTCATAGCTACCGCGCGAGTGAATATCAACGCAAGGCAGGTCTTTCCGCCGGGTTTCAAGCGGCCGCCTATAGTCGATTCGACTTGCTCGACTTGTATTTGA